In Malus sylvestris chromosome 15, drMalSylv7.2, whole genome shotgun sequence, a single genomic region encodes these proteins:
- the LOC126604045 gene encoding serine/threonine-protein kinase EDR1-like isoform X1 has product MSKMKHLLRKLHIGGGLNEHQRLAEARPLTSPSANLNLPASSPASSTGSSTMGRITAVESVSDPTAGGESGGSGSGGGVGVDFNFLEEEFQVQLALAISVSDPDSRDDPETAQIDAAKRISLGCSASSVTDTQAPFEMLSLRYWSQNVVDYNEKVVDGFYDVYGMTTNLLRQGKMPLLEDLKAVSVSENVDYDVILVNRLVDPDLQQLEKRASAVFLESRISQHGVLLSGLIQKIADIVVDRMGGPVADADEILRRWKVRRYELRSSMKTIILPLGLIDVGLSRHRALLFKVLADKINLPCMLVKGSYYTGTDDGAVNLIKIDSGSEYIIDLMGAPGTLIPAEVPTSQLPNSFFAIRSFQDATEMPKDVCLAQAEGSGMLAVPSDLDIVSRTGSSRSEEALYAGSQTKDDRRIIVDENQMESSSSDMGTALRSLRKSCESSSGTTEKATSAQKRRVKNVSKYVISAAKNPEFAQKLHAVLLESGASPPADLFSDMNPQYLHEDKLLGQMNADGKLVDDGIHNYLVQLLSGNEQSTQTAAEVSYANLDNLLKQSSLDLAEQRNESETNKFSLLLDTVEEGFVIVSGGTSETTQICNPVLDSPPMNSEAFNEYKESASKPMDRCNSGLCTSCDSHYERYPALGEVAEWEILWEDLQIGERIGIGSYGEVYRADWNGTEVAVKKFLDQDFSGDALVQFKCEVEIMLRLRHPNVVLFMGAVTRPPHFSILTEFLPRGSLYRLLHRPNSQLDERRRMRMALDVAKGMNYLHTSNPTVVHRDLKSPNLLVDKNWNVKVNSNQNLHFKLFIDNAFVFKKIDFHFLKYVVYIMQVCDFGLSRTKHHTFLSSKSTAGTPEWMAPEVLRNEPANEKCDVYSFGVILWELVTCCVPWKGLNPMQVVGAVGFQNRRLEIPEEIDPVVAEIIRDCWQTEPNLRPSFSQLMVRLRRLQRFVGRTNSTNQMTE; this is encoded by the exons ATGTCGAAGATGAAGCACCTACTAAGAAAGCTTCACATCGGCGGCGGACTCAATGAGCACCAGAGATTGGCGGAGGCCCGACCCTTGACGAGTCCGAGCGCGAATCTGAATCTGCCCGCTTCTTCTCCGGCGTCGTCCACGGGCTCCTCTACAATGGGGAGAATCACCGCTGTTGAATCGGTGAGTGATCCGACGGCTGGTGGGGAGAGTGGTGGTAGCGGTAGCGGCGGGGGCGTGGGCGTGGATTTcaatttcttggaggaggagtTTCAGGTCCAGTTGGCCCTAGCGATCAGCGTTTCCGATCCCGATTCGCGCGACGACCCCGAGACGGCTCAGATCGACGCCGCCAAGCGGATTAGCCTCGGCTGCTCGGCGTCTAGTGTCACCGACACTCAAGCTCCCTTCGAGATGCTCTCGCTTCGCTACTGG AGCCAGAATGTTGTAGATTATAATGAAAAGGTGGTCGACGGATTTTATGACGTGTATGGAATGACCACAAATTTGCTTAGACAAGGGAAGATGCCATTGTTGGAGGATCTTAAAGCTGTATCTGTCTCGGAGAATGTTGATTATGACGTTATATTAGTGAACCGTTTGGTTGATCCTGATCTGCAACAACTTGAGAAAAGAGCATCTGCTGTCTTTTTAGAGTCACGGATTTCTCAACATGGTGTCCTTTTAAGTGGTTTGATTCAGAAAATTGCTGACATTGTTGTTGATAGAATGGGTGGTCCAGTTGCCGATGCTGATGAAATTTTGAGAAGGTGGAAAGTGAGGAGGTATGAGTTACGGAGTTCGATGAAAACTATCATTCTTCCCCTTGGACTTATTGATGTTGGACTTTCACGCCACAGGGCCCTGCTCTTTAAG GTACTGGCTGATAAGATAAACCTTCCATGTATGCTGGTCAAAGGTAGCTACTACACTGGTACTGATGATGGAGCtgtaaatttgattaaaattgatAGTGGAAG TgagtatattattgatttgaTGGGTGCACCTGGAACACTCATTCCTGCCGAGGTGCCTACTAGTCAGCTCCCGAATTCTTTCTTTGCCATAAGGAGCTTTCAAGATGCCACCGAAATGCCCAAAGATGTGTGTTTGGCTCAAGCTGAGGGCAGTGGAATGTTAGCAGTTCCTTCTGATCTTGACATAGTTTCTAGAACTGGCAGCTCACGGTCAGAAGAAGCATTGTATGCAGGCAGTCAAACAAAAGATGATAGAAGAATCATTGTTGATGAAAACCAAATGGAGAGTTCTAGCAGTGATATGGGGACTGCCCTTAGATCACTTCGTAAATCATGTGAAAGTTCATCGGGTACAACTGAAAAAGCCACATCTGCGCAGAAAAGGAGAGTGAAAAATGTATCAAAGTATGTCATCAGTGCAGCAAAGAACCCAGAGTTTGCACAAAAACTACATGCTGTCTTGTTGGAAAGTGGTGCATCCCCTCCTGCAGATTTATTTTCAGATATGAATCCTCAATATCTGCATGAAGACAAGTTGCTTGGTCAAATGAATGCAGATGGGAAACTTGTAGATGATGGGATTCATAATTATTTGGTCCAATTATTATCAGGCAATGAGCAGTCCACTCAAACTGCTGCTGAAGTGAGCTATGCCAATCTTGATAACTTGCTGAAACAATCTTCCTTGGATTTAGCTGAGCAACGAAATGAATCAGAGACAAACAAGTTTTCTCTTCTCTTAGATACTGTTGAGGAGGGATTTGTAATCGTGTCTGGTGGAACTAGTGAAACAACCCAGATTTGTAATCCTGTTCTTGATAGTCCCCCAATGAACTCCGAAGCTTTTAACGAGTATAAAGAATCAGCGAGTAAACCAATGGACAGATGCAATAGTGGCCTGTGTACTAGTTGTGATAGTCACTACGAGAGGTATCCTGCACTGGGGGAAGTTGCAGAGTGGGAAATTCTATGGGAGGATCTTCAGATTGGTGAACGCATTGGCATTG GTTCCTATGGGGAGGTATATCGTGCAGATTGGAATGGCACT GAAGTAGCTGTGAAAAAGTTTTTAGATCAAGATTTTTCTGGTGATGCATTAGTTCAGTTTAAATGTGAA GTAGAAATTATGTTGAGACTCAGACATCCCAATGTTGTCCTTTTCATGGGGGCAGTTACTCGCCCTCCACATTTCTCTATCCTGACAGAGTTTCTTCCCAG GGGGAGTTTATATAGATTGCTGCATCGTCCCAATTCTCAACTTGATGAAAGGAGGCGAATGCGAATGGCTCTTGATGTG GCCAAGGGAATGAATTACCTGCATACTAGCAATCCTACTGTTGTGCATCGAGACCTAAAGTCTCCAAACCTCCTTGTTGATAAGAATTGGAATGTGAAGGTCAACTCAAACCAAAACTTACATTTTAAGTTATTCATTGATAATGCTTTtgtgtttaaaaaaattgatttccaTTTTCTCAAATATGTTGTTTATATTATGCAGGTTTGTGACTTTGGGTTGTCACGCACGAAGCACCATACTTTTCTGTCTTCCAAGTCTACTGCTGGAACG CCCGAATGGATGGCTCCGGAAGTTTTAAGGAATGAACCGGCTAATGAGAA GTGTGATGTGTACAGCTTCGGTGTTATCTTATGGGAACTGGTTACTTGCTGCGTCCCATGGAAAGGATTGAACCCAATGCAGGTTGTTGGAGCCGTTGGATTCCAAAACAGGCGTCTTGAAATTCCAGAGGAAATCGATCCAGTGGTTGCCGAGATAATACGTGATTGTTGGCAAAC AGAGCCAAACTTACGGCCATCTTTCTCGCAACTCATGGTTCGCCTCCGACGCCTTCAACGTTTTGTTGGAAGAACAAACTCTACAAATCAAATGACTGAataa
- the LOC126604045 gene encoding serine/threonine-protein kinase EDR1-like isoform X2 — MSKMKHLLRKLHIGGGLNEHQRLAEARPLTSPSANLNLPASSPASSTGSSTMGRITAVESVSDPTAGGESGGSGSGGGVGVDFNFLEEEFQVQLALAISVSDPDSRDDPETAQIDAAKRISLGCSASSVTDTQAPFEMLSLRYWSQNVVDYNEKVVDGFYDVYGMTTNLLRQGKMPLLEDLKAVSVSENVDYDVILVNRLVDPDLQQLEKRASAVFLESRISQHGVLLSGLIQKIADIVVDRMGGPVADADEILRRWKVRRYELRSSMKTIILPLGLIDVGLSRHRALLFKVLADKINLPCMLVKGSYYTGTDDGAVNLIKIDSGSEYIIDLMGAPGTLIPAEVPTSQLPNSFFAIRSFQDATEMPKDVCLAQAEGSGMLAVPSDLDIVSRTGSSRSEEALYAGSQTKDDRRIIVDENQMESSSSDMGTALRSLRKSCESSSGTTEKATSAQKRRVKNVSKYVISAAKNPEFAQKLHAVLLESGASPPADLFSDMNPQYLHEDKLLGQMNADGKLVDDGIHNYLVQLLSGNEQSTQTAAEVSYANLDNLLKQSSLDLAEQRNESETNKFSLLLDTVEEGFVIVSGGTSETTQICNPVLDSPPMNSEAFNEYKESASKPMDRCNSGLCTSCDSHYERYPALGEVAEWEILWEDLQIGERIGIGSYGEVYRADWNGTEVAVKKFLDQDFSGDALVQFKCEVEIMLRLRHPNVVLFMGAVTRPPHFSILTEFLPRGSLYRLLHRPNSQLDERRRMRMALDVAKGMNYLHTSNPTVVHRDLKSPNLLVDKNWNVKVCDFGLSRTKHHTFLSSKSTAGTPEWMAPEVLRNEPANEKCDVYSFGVILWELVTCCVPWKGLNPMQVVGAVGFQNRRLEIPEEIDPVVAEIIRDCWQTEPNLRPSFSQLMVRLRRLQRFVGRTNSTNQMTE; from the exons ATGTCGAAGATGAAGCACCTACTAAGAAAGCTTCACATCGGCGGCGGACTCAATGAGCACCAGAGATTGGCGGAGGCCCGACCCTTGACGAGTCCGAGCGCGAATCTGAATCTGCCCGCTTCTTCTCCGGCGTCGTCCACGGGCTCCTCTACAATGGGGAGAATCACCGCTGTTGAATCGGTGAGTGATCCGACGGCTGGTGGGGAGAGTGGTGGTAGCGGTAGCGGCGGGGGCGTGGGCGTGGATTTcaatttcttggaggaggagtTTCAGGTCCAGTTGGCCCTAGCGATCAGCGTTTCCGATCCCGATTCGCGCGACGACCCCGAGACGGCTCAGATCGACGCCGCCAAGCGGATTAGCCTCGGCTGCTCGGCGTCTAGTGTCACCGACACTCAAGCTCCCTTCGAGATGCTCTCGCTTCGCTACTGG AGCCAGAATGTTGTAGATTATAATGAAAAGGTGGTCGACGGATTTTATGACGTGTATGGAATGACCACAAATTTGCTTAGACAAGGGAAGATGCCATTGTTGGAGGATCTTAAAGCTGTATCTGTCTCGGAGAATGTTGATTATGACGTTATATTAGTGAACCGTTTGGTTGATCCTGATCTGCAACAACTTGAGAAAAGAGCATCTGCTGTCTTTTTAGAGTCACGGATTTCTCAACATGGTGTCCTTTTAAGTGGTTTGATTCAGAAAATTGCTGACATTGTTGTTGATAGAATGGGTGGTCCAGTTGCCGATGCTGATGAAATTTTGAGAAGGTGGAAAGTGAGGAGGTATGAGTTACGGAGTTCGATGAAAACTATCATTCTTCCCCTTGGACTTATTGATGTTGGACTTTCACGCCACAGGGCCCTGCTCTTTAAG GTACTGGCTGATAAGATAAACCTTCCATGTATGCTGGTCAAAGGTAGCTACTACACTGGTACTGATGATGGAGCtgtaaatttgattaaaattgatAGTGGAAG TgagtatattattgatttgaTGGGTGCACCTGGAACACTCATTCCTGCCGAGGTGCCTACTAGTCAGCTCCCGAATTCTTTCTTTGCCATAAGGAGCTTTCAAGATGCCACCGAAATGCCCAAAGATGTGTGTTTGGCTCAAGCTGAGGGCAGTGGAATGTTAGCAGTTCCTTCTGATCTTGACATAGTTTCTAGAACTGGCAGCTCACGGTCAGAAGAAGCATTGTATGCAGGCAGTCAAACAAAAGATGATAGAAGAATCATTGTTGATGAAAACCAAATGGAGAGTTCTAGCAGTGATATGGGGACTGCCCTTAGATCACTTCGTAAATCATGTGAAAGTTCATCGGGTACAACTGAAAAAGCCACATCTGCGCAGAAAAGGAGAGTGAAAAATGTATCAAAGTATGTCATCAGTGCAGCAAAGAACCCAGAGTTTGCACAAAAACTACATGCTGTCTTGTTGGAAAGTGGTGCATCCCCTCCTGCAGATTTATTTTCAGATATGAATCCTCAATATCTGCATGAAGACAAGTTGCTTGGTCAAATGAATGCAGATGGGAAACTTGTAGATGATGGGATTCATAATTATTTGGTCCAATTATTATCAGGCAATGAGCAGTCCACTCAAACTGCTGCTGAAGTGAGCTATGCCAATCTTGATAACTTGCTGAAACAATCTTCCTTGGATTTAGCTGAGCAACGAAATGAATCAGAGACAAACAAGTTTTCTCTTCTCTTAGATACTGTTGAGGAGGGATTTGTAATCGTGTCTGGTGGAACTAGTGAAACAACCCAGATTTGTAATCCTGTTCTTGATAGTCCCCCAATGAACTCCGAAGCTTTTAACGAGTATAAAGAATCAGCGAGTAAACCAATGGACAGATGCAATAGTGGCCTGTGTACTAGTTGTGATAGTCACTACGAGAGGTATCCTGCACTGGGGGAAGTTGCAGAGTGGGAAATTCTATGGGAGGATCTTCAGATTGGTGAACGCATTGGCATTG GTTCCTATGGGGAGGTATATCGTGCAGATTGGAATGGCACT GAAGTAGCTGTGAAAAAGTTTTTAGATCAAGATTTTTCTGGTGATGCATTAGTTCAGTTTAAATGTGAA GTAGAAATTATGTTGAGACTCAGACATCCCAATGTTGTCCTTTTCATGGGGGCAGTTACTCGCCCTCCACATTTCTCTATCCTGACAGAGTTTCTTCCCAG GGGGAGTTTATATAGATTGCTGCATCGTCCCAATTCTCAACTTGATGAAAGGAGGCGAATGCGAATGGCTCTTGATGTG GCCAAGGGAATGAATTACCTGCATACTAGCAATCCTACTGTTGTGCATCGAGACCTAAAGTCTCCAAACCTCCTTGTTGATAAGAATTGGAATGTGAAG GTTTGTGACTTTGGGTTGTCACGCACGAAGCACCATACTTTTCTGTCTTCCAAGTCTACTGCTGGAACG CCCGAATGGATGGCTCCGGAAGTTTTAAGGAATGAACCGGCTAATGAGAA GTGTGATGTGTACAGCTTCGGTGTTATCTTATGGGAACTGGTTACTTGCTGCGTCCCATGGAAAGGATTGAACCCAATGCAGGTTGTTGGAGCCGTTGGATTCCAAAACAGGCGTCTTGAAATTCCAGAGGAAATCGATCCAGTGGTTGCCGAGATAATACGTGATTGTTGGCAAAC AGAGCCAAACTTACGGCCATCTTTCTCGCAACTCATGGTTCGCCTCCGACGCCTTCAACGTTTTGTTGGAAGAACAAACTCTACAAATCAAATGACTGAataa
- the LOC126604830 gene encoding protein REVERSION-TO-ETHYLENE SENSITIVITY1-like has translation MMELKEAYDIERMTSTQNIQHELWPLDEIDPKKAKFPCCIVWTPLPVVSWLAPFIGHVGICREDGAILDFSGSNFVNVDDFTFGPVARYLQIDRKQCCFAPNLGGHTCKHGYEHSEFGTAITWDDALRSSSRYFEHKTYNLFTCNCHSFVANSLNRLCYGGSMSWNMINVAGLVLLKGQWVDATSVLRSFLPFVLVLAIGVAMVGWPFVVVLFSFSLLLLVWFILGSYCVKTLLEC, from the exons ATGATGGAGCTAAAGGAAGCTTATGACATCGAGCGTATGACCTCTACGCAGAATATTCAGCATGAGCTGTGGCCACTCGATGAAATTGATCCGAAGAAGGCAAAGTTTCCTTGCTGTATAGTTTGGACTCCGCTCCCCGTAGTCTCTTGGTTGGCACCATTCATCGGACATGTTGGCATTTGCAGGGAGGATGGAGCTATTTTAGATTTTTCTGGTTCCAATTTTGTGAATGTTGATGATTTCACATTTGGTCCCGTAGCCAGATATCTCCAAATTGATAGAAAACAG TGTTGTTTTGCCCCAAATCTGGGTGGCCACACTTGCAAGCATGGGTATGAGCATTCAGAGTTTGGGACAGCAATAACGTGGGATGATGCCTTGCGGTCAAGTTCGCGGTACTTTGAACACAAAACCTACAACCTATTCACTTGCAACTGCCATTCATTTGTGGCCAACAGTCTCAATCGGCTCTGCTATGGTGGATCAATGAGTTGGAACATGATCAATGTGGCAGGCTTAGTACTGCTCAAGGGGCAGTGGGTTGACGCCACATCCGTCTTGAGGTCGTTCCTCCCTTTTGTATTGGTGCTCGCTATTGGTGTTGCCATGGTTGGATGGCCATTCGTTGTTGTGCTTTTCTCCTTCTCGCTCCTCCTTCTGGTGTGGTTTATACTGGGCAGTTATTGTGTCAAGACCTTGTTAGAGTGCTAG
- the LOC126604828 gene encoding uncharacterized protein LOC126604828 isoform X1, producing the protein MADKPSRALVLYGDGSARFVDPSHTHLHSLASKASCGFLSLPISPPSESEDERVVREFAVMLDAYEAYLDTSSGITKEEREKKSLIPISERFMGMKAAIFTNNSSLKSFGTKLGFSVFQIDGFLKNSPAGAEQPVNFGASELLKLLGFQEGKAVESSQYDLVFVNVGAAEVEYLNALVGAISQIDQPGSEVSSRLHLSVVLNYGKVSENDVTNLSVSIRKDDENSDLAKLIPRQSYTMKGENPRKDVRDHCPMLIAQWQYAVTRKDMAETFSFKDFKENGGNLVIPADRFLHEVAFKLWKAPKYGA; encoded by the exons ATGGCGGACAAACCCAGCCGAGCTTTGGTTCTGTACGGAGATGGGTCGGCCCGGTTCGTCGACCCGTCACACACCCATCTCCACTCTCTCGCTTCCAAAGCTTCCTGTGGATTCCTGAGCCTCCCCATTTCTCCTCCCTCAg AAAGCGAGGATGAGAGAGTAGTTAGAGAGTTTGCAGTAATGCTGGATGCGTATGAAGCTTACCTTGATACG AGTTCAGGAATCactaaagaagaaagagagaagaaatcctTGATTCCCATATCCGAAAG GTTCATGGGGATGAAAGCTGCTATATTTACAAACAATTCAAGTTTGAAATCTTTTGGTACCAAACTTGGTTTCAGCGTATTCCAAATTGACGGTTTTCTTAAAAACAGTCCAGCAGGCGCTGAACAACCAGTTAATTTCGGGGCATCTGAGTTACTTAAGCTGCTTGGATTTCAAGAAGGGAAGGCAGTGGAGTCGAGCCAATATGATTTGGTCTTTGTTAATGTTGGGGCTGCTGAGGTGGAATATCTCAATGCTTTGGTTGGTGCTATATCGCAAATTGACCAGCCGGGATCTGAGGTCAGTTCCCGCTTGCACTTGTCTGTTGTGTTGAACTATGGGAAGGTCTCAGAAAACGATGTTACCAACTTGTCCGTCTCAATCAGAAAAGATGATGAAAACTCTGATCTTGCGAAGCTCATTCCTCGTCAAAGTTACACCATGAAAGGAGAGAATCCTCGGAAGGATGTTAG GGACCATTGCCCAATGTTAATTGCTCAGTGGCAATATGCCGTAACCCGCAAGGATATGGCAGAGACATTTTCCTTTAAAGATTTCAAAGAG AATGGTGGAAATCTTGTAATACCGGCAGATAGGTTTCTGCACGAAGTGGCCTTTAAGCTTTGGAAGGCCCCCAAGTATGGAGCATGA
- the LOC126604828 gene encoding uncharacterized protein LOC126604828 isoform X2 gives MLDAYEAYLDTSSGITKEEREKKSLIPISERFMGMKAAIFTNNSSLKSFGTKLGFSVFQIDGFLKNSPAGAEQPVNFGASELLKLLGFQEGKAVESSQYDLVFVNVGAAEVEYLNALVGAISQIDQPGSEVSSRLHLSVVLNYGKVSENDVTNLSVSIRKDDENSDLAKLIPRQSYTMKGENPRKDVRDHCPMLIAQWQYAVTRKDMAETFSFKDFKENGGNLVIPADRFLHEVAFKLWKAPKYGA, from the exons ATGCTGGATGCGTATGAAGCTTACCTTGATACG AGTTCAGGAATCactaaagaagaaagagagaagaaatcctTGATTCCCATATCCGAAAG GTTCATGGGGATGAAAGCTGCTATATTTACAAACAATTCAAGTTTGAAATCTTTTGGTACCAAACTTGGTTTCAGCGTATTCCAAATTGACGGTTTTCTTAAAAACAGTCCAGCAGGCGCTGAACAACCAGTTAATTTCGGGGCATCTGAGTTACTTAAGCTGCTTGGATTTCAAGAAGGGAAGGCAGTGGAGTCGAGCCAATATGATTTGGTCTTTGTTAATGTTGGGGCTGCTGAGGTGGAATATCTCAATGCTTTGGTTGGTGCTATATCGCAAATTGACCAGCCGGGATCTGAGGTCAGTTCCCGCTTGCACTTGTCTGTTGTGTTGAACTATGGGAAGGTCTCAGAAAACGATGTTACCAACTTGTCCGTCTCAATCAGAAAAGATGATGAAAACTCTGATCTTGCGAAGCTCATTCCTCGTCAAAGTTACACCATGAAAGGAGAGAATCCTCGGAAGGATGTTAG GGACCATTGCCCAATGTTAATTGCTCAGTGGCAATATGCCGTAACCCGCAAGGATATGGCAGAGACATTTTCCTTTAAAGATTTCAAAGAG AATGGTGGAAATCTTGTAATACCGGCAGATAGGTTTCTGCACGAAGTGGCCTTTAAGCTTTGGAAGGCCCCCAAGTATGGAGCATGA
- the LOC126604831 gene encoding receptor like protein 22-like encodes MREGIHDSSSLFDLQHLQSLKFADNRYYDSQIPSAIGKPANLRYLNLSRNGFWGQIPIGISHLIKLTVLDLSENYLELKNPNLSMLVQNLTELKELYFDYVNLSAEKGGDWCKEISSSLPHLRALSLYSTSLAKLTSLSMIRLDYTNLHSPVPAFFANF; translated from the coding sequence ATGCGCGAAGGGATTCACGACTCCAGCAGTCTCTTCGATCTTCAACATCTTCAAAGCCTCAAATTTGCTGATAACAGATATTACgactctcaaattccatctgCCATCGGAAAGCCTGCAAATTTGAGGTATCTAAACCTATCCCGTAATGGCTTTTGGGGACAAATACCAATTGGGATTTCGCACTTGATAAAGTTGACGGTTCTTGATCTTTCTGAAAATTACTTAGAACTTAAGAACCCCAATTTAAGCATGCTGGTTCAAAATCTCACCGAGCTTAAAGAGTTATATTTTGATTATGTAAACCTATCAGCAGAAAAGGGTGGTGACTGGTGCAAAGAGATTTCATCTTCACTTCCGCACCTGAGAGCGTTGAGCTTGTACAGCACTTCTCTTGCCAAGCTTACTTCTCTATCCATGATTCGATTGGATTATACTAACCTCCACTCCCCAGTTCCAGCCTTCTTTGCCAATTTTTAA